The sequence gcttcgttaataatgcacctaacagtacagTAGcagtttttgttgcttccgaagtctgttttactttttccatatcattcttcccctgttttataatgaagcaatatacgacgtacacaaattttctaccctttcttttgaatactacaccagtttgtcgcggcatagtgtattttttataaaaaatcaacaaacactcaacaaatagcaatggcaacaaagtcaacaagcaattataacaaataacttaacgattaataacgatagacttttcactgtacgcaagcgtacttttagGAGCAAGTGaaacgagggcgcggtgcgggacgcaaggttcgactgatctaccaataacgcgctcgatacgatttcccctgccgttgcgcctcaccctcaccaccaaagtgatctaaaattcggttctgcgcagtcaaggtcatttgctcaagaagtttgccggttattatacctATATGCAATATAGGTCGACTTACAAAATGTTTATCATTACAATGTGAATCTGAGAAAGTGTTTACATTTACAGAATAGAATACATTGTCCTTAACGTGCGAGTTTCTATTAATAACATTACTCTGAATATTGCTAGGAATATTGTTACATTTTGGACagttacttttaataaaacctttttcaCCACAACCATAACAAGATACAGATTTGTTTTCACTAATTTTGTTACAAGAATCACGGACATGTCCACGCGATttgcaatacacacaaaatagCTTTTTAACCAATGTTTCGCTTTTCACACTACGCGGGGATGGGGACGGTTGAGGTAGCGACGACGGTGCAACAGCAACGGAGGAGCGCACTAGCGCAGCGGCAACGCCGGCAGGTCTCGGCGATCTCACACTTGTCACGTCAGGCGCGGAGCTGCGTTCGCTGAACACCGTAGGTAACGACTTGTGTGGCTGCGGCGGAATGTTGAGGGCAGCCGTGCACTCCACAAGTGACTCCTCCACCATGCGCGACTTCTCTATGAGTGTTTCTATGTCGCTCACACCATCTCTCGGTAGTCTTTTCCTTATCCGTTTATGAAGTAGACCGTAGATTATGTCTAACCTGGCTTCCTCTGGTAGCTGGTACGGCAATCTGGACAGCATAGCACGTATCCTCACTATGAAACTGTCAGCAAGCTCATCACCTTGCTCAGACGAAAACACGTCACGAAAAACTTTATGTGCAGGGCGTGGTACACCATACATAGCTCGTAACCTTTTGAGAGCGTCGGGCCACGAGGACACTTCGTTCCGGACCCCTCTCCACCATATGGCTGCTTCGCCTTCCATGAGCATTGGTAGTCCACGCAATGCGATATCGTCGGAGACGCACGCACACTCCTTGTACACCTCCACAGAGTCGATAAACGCTTCAACGGCCTCCGGATGGCGAGCGACGCCATCAAAACGCGCGGTGCATTTAGCCATGTTACTTGTTGGCGTCGGGGACGGTGACACTATCGGGGTGGTGAACTTCGATCCACTTCCCAAACCATGTGATGCCCACAGGGACTCGACGAGTTGTCGGTTCGCCTCGGCCTGcgactttgagaaggcggccaGGAGCGAGGACAGCTGATCCCCGGACATGAGCACTGGTGCTGGCGAGGGCACTGCGTCCACCTTTTCATCACCAGAATCACTATTGTCATCCGTCTGTTGGCGTATTTTTCGCGGCGGCATTTTTCAGGTACTTCTCGAAATTTCTAGTGGGTAAGTATTTATGTACGCGTCGACTTAAATACGATGACGGCCACTAGTTAGGCGCcaatttaatgttaatcatttatttaatcgttACAACTTAAGGTACAACAAGGTaagatagttttaaattaataaatttgtgcagcgaccggcgcatgcgcgttattcaaatttttcgaaACTCACCGACCGCATTTTTACGAATCCTGCGCAGGTGTCGGTCGCGCGGCGTTGGTCGACACTTTAGGGTTCCGCTTAGCGTGCgaggatttttttatatatttcggtTCCGCACGTTacacattataattataaaatatatttctgtttataTACCATATaattttcatagttcaaatatgaatttggattgatatgcatttatttcgattatcaaaataatctgtattaaacatttgtatatcctcaaaatttctatttttataataatgactgtgaccaccccataaatcacaaaattaaaaatattaaagataacttatttttaaataatagattaaaaattataaacaaagttagtgtattaaaatattatattatgcctatcattcttaaataattcagtaaataaataattttcgcatcaccgtatataattaatatgaataatagggtattgcccactgtgctaaaaaaaatcataaattatgttttttttgatagatctacaaaaaagcaagtgagtaatgctatgtttccataaataaaaagacaaaaaaaatttaagaaagatattatgcacaagttcaaatgcatacgtattgtgctaaaagtaaaacttaCTACTTTTGTGTAGCAAAcagcaactttgaaaaaaataatcaggtcactataattagtattgattttgatcccgagtaagttgcacagttgttagataatgtagtttctttttggaagaataacatttttctaatcttaaacaaaaatgtaatgttaaatacttaaaaaaatcttcatacctattttccttttagggagtacaaaatattgatgtgtataaagtgaatgtgatttaataaaaataatatttcaatttaaatatgttttatttaaaaaaatattcttaacatacaggtacaaaggttacataacattaatctttattccttttcatatatataagcccatatttagcacatttgtggaaaacagaatcaaaataataatgagttgctagccatagaagaccagcatagaagtcttattaaaatctgttcagtagtttttgaatgaagagtgaaaatacttacaaaaattcctatttataagtaaggattacttatttaattaatgagtcttgtaggtggcaaactatctaaaaactttctattttccaccaagttgacatcaattatccttcctgcatatatatttattgtattgttttttttatactctaacaaggggtgatattacatttgcaatttctgggagtttgttgaaaaatatattgcttgcttgactTACATATATATCGAAATCATCAGCCAATtgagagaatgttctatttaattttattctcatcaaacataatataatattttgttcagaaacatttgtatgtttctcaatcaagcctattatgaaatataattcttgtggaagaccaatatataaacgtggtttatttttcactttagataaagttgttaacacattcatttttaaCTATAAGACTATAGTCAGTATAGTCTGaagtaggagtgggtaatatcggttttgccgcgtatcgaatcgcaTCTATATATTGagtatcaatatcggatattgaatctatatattgacggaagctagtagattttctcgattcatgatatttgagatttgaaacgatacgctgatataatatcgtagtagatatagatttaagtcaacgttatacggttggttttctgatatcaatttataatatgattttaaagtaataaaaagaacatgaaaataaaaatatcaaaaaaactttccttcatgcttttaccaggcttaggactggctacattattttcagtttttagtattttgtgtcttaatttaaaattacaaaatataccaaaagagtgtagatttcaaaagtttactacaaacacaagaaataaactcaattatttggattcaactaaaaatagaaaaatgtgtactttaaaaatcaaacacaaaaaacttttaagtatttataaacacttgtccaaaaattctagttcaaggtcaacagttgatccttctgttgctggtgcatttgactcatcactgtcaaatttgtcctcaggaacaacagttttctttttgctggttctgattgtttacttgtacttgcttcagatatattaaggggtgatgtggcaatacacacttgccttgcctttgtgttcctgtgctggagctacttggatagctttgtcattactacacctattttgaagtggctggacatctggaaatatgaaataatgttagcaatttctaggtacccaacaaacttatagtttgtaaatatataacaTTATATGTGTActatagtagtagtattagtagtatgtaacttcctagtcatcatcatcagcccatataatatatccccttgctggacactgacctccactaccattgagagggtttttaggccttagtccaccacgctggtctagtgctggttggtggattacacacctaagaaaatcctaagaacatttaggtgtgcaggtttcatcacaatgttttccttcactgttaaagtaagtaagtgatatttggggtagcaagggggcgtgtaaatagccctcctgcggcgggagcatataaagcggggttgtagaaaggcgtgtaaatagccgtcctaagcggtatgtgacaaatgtttgtcacttataattagcggagcggtaaaactatatagcggtaaacaaaagctagtaatcaaactaaagatataaattaaatacacataagcgagcgggcgggcgaatgattacacggaagcagcaataaaatggcaataaattaaaagaacttgcactcacctgtagaccttgccagtgactgtggTGCGGGCttcggcgatggaagcacgcgggcggcgggaggggggcgaagctcacgtagcttttcgtaagcacaagcactACATGCACTACGGTAcatgtgccgccatctaggcagctagcggtgaaGCGTTATCGATCGGGAGCTAACACCACGCTTTGGATTAAATTACgctcgcggtaattagtaactgacaaactccaaaggtggcgccatcccaataattcattagcatcccattactaaatccgcgcgtgaccatcctgcccgccttgaaagttcgcaggactttcaacaaatatataaagatactaagataggaagcataaagcttaaatagcgggaagttatttgaaaagaaacaaattttaattaataataagccatcatgaatgtttacgagtagagttgaagcggttgatgacatgcggtactctaatttattctagcggtagcggatataattttacaactggacgtttaagaaatccagatttcgtttttaccaaagcaacgcgtataatgttatcgacacctggatacacctcttgtataacgccaagtggccagcggagcggtggaatgtcatcttgatgaataagaactactgtcccaaccttcacggGGTTATCTGATGTACACCACTTCTGTCTGACTTGCAACGTATGCAGGTACTCTAATCTCCATTTCCTCCAATAGGAATTAACCAAACTATCTAACAACGCTTTGCGATTAGTTAAACTCATCTGATTTGTGGACAATTCAGACGCGGGTAAATACTGCAAAGGAgtggacatcaaaaaatgtgcgggtgtgagaatttcggggttgggatctgcggataaaagacataaaggtctggaattcataagacattctatttgattcaacacagttaacatctcttcgtaagtgagaatttgtgcgcctattactctatttaaatgggttttaacggatttaatgtttgattcccataaacctccaaaatgtggagctcgaggcgggatcatcttccaatgattcggtatttagttaattcatcattccatgcggatataaaattatttgaaactagaagtttatacatttcatctaactgagcctttgcgccaacaaaattagtgccattatctgaatacatgaaagaaactggacctcgacgagatataaaacgtttgaaagcggcaagaaatgagtccgttgacaaatccgaggctaactcaatatgtatagcctttgtcgttaagcatacgaacaggcaaatgtaagccttttgtgaatgatgaccacgtttgcgtaccagcgttatcttaaatgggcccgcgtaatctactccagtgtgacagaaagctttggcctccattacacggcttgacggaaggtcagccatcatgggagttgggtgtgaaggtgatactcgaaaacatgatttacacatatgcactctttttcttataacgtttctagcggacaatatccaaaagcgttgacgaataatggacatcaaaaggtccggaccagtgtgcaagtttgtattatgaaaataatcaacaataatatttattatgtgatcgtgttttggcaataaagcggggtgttgcgtttcaaacggtaaatcagagttcgaaagtctaccctgaatacgcaaaattccatcttcgtcaataaatggactaagtttacgaatatttttcgaaggtaaatctaattttctaatgctggcaatatcatgaccaaaatatttagcttgaagagctcgaataatagctttctcagcagtatttaaatcgaatgcggttacaaacttgtttcgcggtaattttcttataaatcgaagtacataaacaacacagcgaagaagttttgaccatgacgaaattctcaacccaagttgatatattggggaatcttcgacaacagttaaagcggtaagtgttacagatttttgatttcaggtatgtcacttccagatttacaaggtacaaaaggttcaataggccattgtgaaataggatagcaggcccaagaaggaccctgccaccaaagcgagttattaataatttgtgacggtaaaagacctcgtgacacacaatcgctaggattttccttaccattaatatgaaaaaagcggtcaggtgataaattctcctgaatttgagcgatgcggtttcctacaaatattgacgatctatgcggggaagatttaatccaagaaagagcaattgtagaatctgagaaagcgtatatagcggtgataggatgtaaagaattataagcgttataaataagtttaactaattttgacaaaacaagagcggcacaaagctcaaggcgagctaatgtagttatcttaaccggagaaacctttgattttgagcacaataatcttaaagtaatatctcctgtgggatctgtaatgtgtaaataaacaacgcaaccgtaagcgttcaagcttgcatcacaaaatgcaacaatatttacttcacagtctttggaaactccaatatggcgcggtattgctatagttgaaagcaatggaagctctttcacaagtgaagagtagcggtaaataattgtatctggaggtgtatcatcccagtctattttagaattccagagttccttaataagcaatttagcgaacagtataactggagcaaccaaaccaagcacgtcgaacaagcgtgcgactaaagataatattgttcttttagtgcacttttcattagtgtttgagctcgtcataaaaaatgagtcattagcgggaagccatgcaaggcctaaaactttcatggtattattagcatcatcagagaagctttcagaagagcggtgcgtttctggaaggctattaagaaaggcagtggagttacttgcccattttgttaaattaaaacctcctgatttaaagagtgaaattagttgtttcgatagtttgatagctgaaatatcttcgtgtagggatgtgacgagatcatccatatataattgagactcagctacactagcggcttctggataacgataacattcttctgatgctaattgacgtatagtacgcattgctaaataaggtgatgactttaaaccaaagggcagacagttaaaagcgaaaatgcgaagtttatcatttttaaagcggtacaatatttttaaatatttatggtggtctgtggtcaccctaatgcgtaagtacatttgttccacatcagcgcacaatgccacagggaacaaacgaaagcggagtaaaagcaaaaataagtctgcctgtaaatttggaccagtatgcaagacgtcattaagtgacagtccactagatgttttagcactagcatcaagaactacacgtagtttagtggtagtcttacttgggcggataactgcatggtgcggtatataataaccgttatcggtttccttagcggtgtcgttaatttcagttaaataacctttactaatgtaatcctgtataacgatatcgtaatcatcgcggagtgagggtaattgaacaaacttacgTTCGAGCGAAAGAAAACGGCGGTGAGCAACAGTATAAGACTTGCCCAGGTCGGCGGGATTTCTACTAAATGGTAACTCAaccgtatatcggccatcattatcgcgggtaattgtagaaatatatttgttttcacactcggcttcctcaaggctaagatgacgctcatgaggaatctcctctaattcccaaaatttatgtaaaaatgactcaaggtctttatgcgttatagatgagaaagttttatttaaagtgaatgcagaatgaattttagtattttcgaaagcgggtggattatcaatataaactgtactagatagtcacaaagaggtattattatcatttataacagaaaaattttcatgttgcggtttcataatgccggtgtaactcacttcaggtacgtcacccataagaacataaccgaaggttgtttctacggctggtggcgctagtgagccggtatctatacgattacctaagtatatacctagtcaggtcataaattctgtcacatgtttaatgtaaaataattgaaacaagtttattcattatgtaaccattcatataccaaaatgaacttaacaaaacatagattcttgtgacactaaagtttattcaaaatgacctccgtgattttgaatacaggccttcaatctgcgcggccagtcgactatcgcagcacgaacgaggtccatgtcaatatcggcggctgccttaatcaaggatgtcttgagtgactccaaattgggatgaggctttgagcacgccttttcctccaagtgttgccatatcttgtaatctaacggatttaaatctggactggaggagggccagtcttcgtgccggatgaagttgatttcacgcgccgccagccagtcttgtgtgctcttcgctctatgagctggcgccgaatcttgttggaatacccagtgcctgttattgaacatggtatgagaaacaggttccacaaggttcgtcaggactgtattttgatacacaactgcattcgtttttacacctttctcacaaaaatgtacctctgttaagccccaataagaaactcccaaccataccatgagcgaggatggaaaatgacctcgttgaacacgcggaatacggttgctcgcttcttcactactgtgtgtgtacaccttatcattttgtttgttgtagctctcttctgcggtaaaaattttttcatccgaaaaaagaatttcccgatatttttttcccgcgtaccgcttcaataaagcgcggcatctcttcagtctcaggtccattagacgagcattcaaacgatgtcctgtttttgttcgatatgcccgaagccctaagtcttcatttaacacccttttcaccgtggttctgcttaaccccatctgaagggccaacagtttctgcttacgtttgggatttatttgaattcgcgccttcacagcttttatcactgctggagtcctaacagaccgagggcgaccacttcttgaccagtcatctacactagagtcttcattgtatcgtttgatggtacgataaacgaatcttttggttatattcaaaattttcagtatgttaaaaattttaattggcgcgtaaccgcaacgatgcaacgcaataactgcaacacggtcttctttaagggtccactccatatttaaaaatgagtaaaattctaaaagtatacatttttattttcatgaacaattcgaaattcgaattcaataaacttttttgtggccagcattctaaaagaaaagtttttactgtgtgacaatacttatgacctgactagttatatggaaataactgagcacctaacaccatatcaatcacacctggaacgttccaatttgaatcggcaagcggtaaattacgtatatgattcatatttgaggaatttataaaataagcgggtaatttatctgtaatacagtctactactaaagcgtgaatataatatttattaggagaaaatctagattcaatatttaaataaacatatccgtgaatcgggcgagcggttaatccaatacctctaatataagaattatttaaaggtataatcggtaatttaagtaatttacaacaattgacagttattaaattattttgggaaccattatctattaaagatctaactattttacgttcccctttattcgagtgagcgtatatttgagcggttgataataaaatattactattcgattttatttccgaactgtgagtcaacgtggtagcggtcgtattattttgttgttgtatcgttTTCTTAGAGTGTAaacaagtattcgaagcggCATCATGATGATCGTAACTCTGAACAACAGGTTGAGATTGAACCTGGGACCGACCATAATCGGACCGCGCGGCATCACTCGGAATTCCATGTACCTGCGACCGACTGACCTGCCTGTCCATGTCAGCGTAGTCATTCGATTGACTGGGTACGCTTTTACTATTTCGATTCGCccgtttattaccaaaacacaatAAAGTATGATGAGATTTCTTACAATTATTGCATGTTAACTTTGATTGACATGCTTTTAATGTATGCGATAAGCTTAAACAATTTATGCAACCCTTgttcgatttaataaaatcataacgtgcttgcggtgaaatcatatttttaaattcattacaacgaTATAACTGCGTGTGGTGCGAGCTCGAGCAAAGATCGCACGTAGATAAGGATCTACCTGTGCACGAAACCGGTTTGTTAACCCTTTCAGTGCGGACTGGGTCATTATAACTACtagaaataaaagatttatgatttttagatttctctatgttacatttcggtgcagagcgttctaatattttaatctgatcctgtatgaatttaataaacatttcagttgTGGGTATTTCAATACCACGAACCGATGCTTCAAAAGAATGTAACGTTTGAGGATCCAACCTTCTCAgtgagcattgtaataaaataaaatcagttaaatcgagtaaatttaattgttttaaagcagcaatcgaagatgaaattttttcaatatactacatatttaaactatttgcggtaggtgaacaattttttaaatctaatatattattcagataatgacatcctaaagctcgtttatcctgatatttactaattagattcgac is a genomic window of Bombyx mori chromosome W, ASM3026992v2 containing:
- the LOC134201722 gene encoding activity-regulated cytoskeleton associated protein 2-like → MPPRKIRQQTDDNSDSGDEKVDAVPSPAPVLMSGDQLSSLLAAFSKSQAEANRQLVESLWASHGLGSGSKFTTPIVSPSPTPTSNMAKCTARFDGVARHPEAVEAFIDSVEVYKECACVSDDIALRGLPMLMEGEAAIWWRGVRNEVSSWPDALKRLRAMYGVPRPAHKVFRDVFSSEQGDELADSFIVRIRAMLSRLPYQLPEEARLDIIYGLLHKRIRKRLPRDGVSDIETLIEKSRMVEESLVECTAALNIPPQPHKSLPTVFSERSSAPDVTSIHIVMINIL